The following DNA comes from Microbacterium foliorum.
TCGCGGTCGTCGGTGAGAGCCTCGATCGGGGTCGAGGCCGTGAATCCGTCGGACGAGGTCGACAGCACCATGTCGGCTTCGGGGTCGACGCCCGCCCGGGCGAGGAGCTCGCGGACCGGATGCCCGAGCCACAGGGCATTGCCGATCAGGTCTCCACCCACCTCGTTCGACACGCACGCGAGCGTCACATGCGACTCCTGCATCGGCAGGGCGAGCAGCTCGTCCCACGTGATGACGATCTCTCGGTCGACCATCCCGTGGATCCGCAGCGACCAGTCAGCGGGGTCGATCCGCGGCACGATCAGCGCGGTGTCGATGCGGTAGAACTGCGCGTTCGGGGTGACGACCGGCGCAAGCCCCTGGATGTCGAGTTCGGCGCCGGCCGGCACTGCCGGGGCCGGGGTGGCTGCCTTCGGCAGTCGCAGCGCACCGCGCACCGCCTCGATCGACCGGGTCACACCGCGGGCCGCGTTGCCGACCGCGAGCGCGACGACGCCGGTGGCGGCGGCGCCGAGCGTCCACAGCAGGAACTGACGACGCTCCTCATGCTCGGCACGGAGGTACGGCACCGGATGCACCCTGCGCATGAGCAGCCGCAGCGCGACGACCGCGACCACCCCCGCGACGAGACCGGGAAGCCACGCGAACGGCCCCGCCCCCGGACGGATCATCGCGGCCACGAGCGCGAGCACGCCGAGAGCGGCGAGGATCGCGGATCCCACACCCGCCCGGCGTGACTCTAGGATGCCGGCGAGCGCCGCCACCCCGGCCAGCACGATGGCGATCCCGGTGAGGAGAGCGACCTTGTCGCCGGCGCCGAACAGTGCGATCGCCGCATCCTTCGCCCAGCTCGGGGCGAGGTCGATCAGCCCGCTGCCGATCACGGCGAACGGACTCGCGCTCGGTTCGACGATCGCCGCGACCAGCTCCGCCAGGCCGACCGCGACGACGGCCGCGCTCAGCCCGGCGGCCGCCGATCGGAGCCTGTCTCCGCGCTTCGTGCGGACTGCGTGGGTCATGATCCGAGAGTAGCCCCGGGGCATGACCCCGGGGCCGTCCGGCTCAGAGCCCGTTGCGGCGTGCGACCTCGCCCAGCCATGCGAGCGACGGCTTCGGCGAGCGCTCGAACGTCTCGTGGTCGAAGCCGATCAGCCCGAAGGTCGGTCGGAATCCGCTGGCCCACTCGAAGTTGTCGAGCGCGCTCCAGTGCTGGTACGCCTTGACCTCGATGCCGTCGGAGATCGCGCGGTGCAGGCCCTCGAGCGCACCCTGCGTGTACGCGATGCGACGAGTGTCGTCGGCGGTCGCGATGCCGTTCTCGGTCACGAGCACCGGCACTCCGCCGCTGCGCTCCCAGGCACTGCGCACGCCCATCTCGAGCGCCTCGGGGAAGAACTCCCACCCGGTGAGCGTCGTCTCGACATCGTCGGCCACCGGCCGGGGGCCCTCGGGTCCGATGAAGGTGCGGGTGTAGGCCTGCACGCCGACGAAGTCGTCGCCGGCCGACTGGTCGAGGTACCAGTGATCGCGAGGGTCACCGTACTCGGCGAGCATCTCGTCGGCACCGGGCTCTCCGGTGGAGTGGAAGGCCTGCGTGGCGATCGTCCATCCGGCCTGCACACCCGAGACGGAGTGCAGGATCTCGCTCGCACGGTGGTGCGCGTCGAGCAGCGTGTCGGCGACTGCGAGGTCGGGGTTCGGCAGACCGAACGCGACGAGGTTCGCCGCATCCTCTCCCCCGGCGAGCATCGCCGCGATGTTCGGCTCGTTGATCGTGCAGACGTACTTCACGCCCTCGAGGATCGGGAGCACCGTCTCGACATAGCGCGAGAACAGGTCGACCGCATCGTCCGCACGCCAGAAGCCGTCCTTCTGGAACCACTGCGGCACCGTGAAGTGCATCAGCGTCACCGTGGGGTCGAGCCCGTTCTCGCGCGCCGTGTCGATCATGCGACGGTAGTGGTCGAGCATCGCCCGCGAGACGAACCCGCGCTCGGGCTCGATGCGGGCCCACTCCATCGAGAAACGGTACGAGTTCAGACCGGCATCCGCCAACAGCCGCATGTCCTCCGGGTACCGGTGGAAGTGGTCGGCGGCGTCGCCCGAGGGCTCCACCATGGGCGAGCCGGGAGCATGCTCCATGGCCCACCAGTTGCTGGTCGTGTTGTTCCCGTCCACCTGATGGGCTGCGGTCGCAGCGCCCCAGAGAAAGCCGTCAGGGAATGTGAGCACGAGTGCTCCTCTCTATTTCGAGATTCGGGATGGATTGGGCACCG
Coding sequences within:
- a CDS encoding molybdopterin-dependent oxidoreductase, which gives rise to MTHAVRTKRGDRLRSAAAGLSAAVVAVGLAELVAAIVEPSASPFAVIGSGLIDLAPSWAKDAAIALFGAGDKVALLTGIAIVLAGVAALAGILESRRAGVGSAILAALGVLALVAAMIRPGAGPFAWLPGLVAGVVAVVALRLLMRRVHPVPYLRAEHEERRQFLLWTLGAAATGVVALAVGNAARGVTRSIEAVRGALRLPKAATPAPAVPAGAELDIQGLAPVVTPNAQFYRIDTALIVPRIDPADWSLRIHGMVDREIVITWDELLALPMQESHVTLACVSNEVGGDLIGNALWLGHPVRELLARAGVDPEADMVLSTSSDGFTASTPIEALTDDRDALLAVGMNGDPLPIEHGFPVRMVVPGLYGYVSATKWVTDLEVTRFDRATAYWTDRGWSERGPIKLQSRIDVPRRGTRIEAGDAVIAGMAWQQHVGVDGVEVRIDDGPWRRAELATAISDDTWVQWRLDWSAESGAHTIECRAINSGGETQTSDPADVVPDGAQGWHRILVSVA
- a CDS encoding glycoside hydrolase family 1 protein gives rise to the protein MLTFPDGFLWGAATAAHQVDGNNTTSNWWAMEHAPGSPMVEPSGDAADHFHRYPEDMRLLADAGLNSYRFSMEWARIEPERGFVSRAMLDHYRRMIDTARENGLDPTVTLMHFTVPQWFQKDGFWRADDAVDLFSRYVETVLPILEGVKYVCTINEPNIAAMLAGGEDAANLVAFGLPNPDLAVADTLLDAHHRASEILHSVSGVQAGWTIATQAFHSTGEPGADEMLAEYGDPRDHWYLDQSAGDDFVGVQAYTRTFIGPEGPRPVADDVETTLTGWEFFPEALEMGVRSAWERSGGVPVLVTENGIATADDTRRIAYTQGALEGLHRAISDGIEVKAYQHWSALDNFEWASGFRPTFGLIGFDHETFERSPKPSLAWLGEVARRNGL